GGCGTCAGCATGCGTGTGTCTGGGAGCCGCCAACATGTATGTGAGCTATCTTCTGGATAAGGAGGGGGGCATGTACTCGGGCCCCGTCAGACATGCTGGCCTCAATCTCAACGGACAGAGCTTTggccccccaccccccggccCCCCACAGTACTCTGACTACCCGGGctaccccccccacatcccagggCTGGCCGTAGACACTCCCcaagggcagccagcagcagcctggGGTTCCCCCTACATCCCAGTCCCCCGTGATGACTGGCCGGGGTAcggactctcccctccccctggtAGCGGCCCCCTCCCCTACGGACCTCTGGACTTTGCCCCACCACAGCCCCAGGGGCCGGCCGGGGGTCTCCTGCCCTCGCTGgtgacccccctctccccccactccccaaaACGCAACCCTTACGAGTGGATGAGGCGTGAACTGCAGATCAACCCTCAAGgtatggaggaggaggggaggggagaggggttgggggggaggaaggggtggTAGGGGTGGATGTAATGGGCAAGTATTGGTCCTGTTTGTGTTTTGACCCTTCTGGCCGTGGGGAAGGGGCtcgggaggggagtgagggaagcgcagtttagttttagtttaagtttTGACCCCTCAGGCTCtttgggagggagagagtgcttgggggggggggggggggggtgggggttattggtcctgtttgtgtttgtgttttgaTCCCACAGGCTgtttgaggggagagagggtgggcagTGGAATATTGTTCCTGCTTGCGTTTTTGCCCTCAATCCGGTCTAAACCCTAAGCccattgtgtgggttttctccaggtgctcctgtttagcCCCagactgcaaagacgtgcaggtttgtatgttaattggcttcggtaaaaatgattCCTAGTATGGGCTGATCGccagtcggcgcgggctcggtgggtcaaggggcctgattccgcactgtatctctaaagtctaaagtcattgtgttttgctcaagattccagcatctacagttccttgtgtcctaaTCCGTGCCCTTCACGTGTCGGTAGGATAGTTGACCTAAACGTGGGACGTTGGATTAatgtttctctgtagctgtaactctatattctgcactctggtacttttctctttgcacttcctGTTGTACTTATACGTGTGGTTTGATGGAACTCATGTGTggaatgatttgactggatagctcgcaaataaagctattcactgtatctcagtatatgtgacaatgataaacccatACCAATAATGGGGTATCAGGTTAtaaaaaaggccattcagcccactgtctaTTCTGTCTCGCAATGGGACCACACAAGGGACAGCTGGAATCTGGAACGTAAGCAGGGacaacatttccacacagagggtggtgggtgtacggaacgagctgccagaggaggtagttgaggcaggtgttataacaacatttaaaagacatttgacaggTATATgggaaggaaaggtttagagggaaatgggccaaatgcgggcaggtgggactagtgtagatggggcatcttggtgggcatggacacattgggccgatgggcctgtttccatgctgtatgactctatcattatagggcggtacagtggcgcagcagtagagttgctgcctcacagtgccagaggccccggttcgattcctgacaatgggtgctgtctgtatggagtttgtgcgttctccttgtgatggtgtgggttttcgcccggtgctccggtttcctccactcaCACTCCAGAcggccaggtttgtaggttaattagctttggtaaaattatacattgtccctagtatgtaggatagtgctagtgtacgggatgattactagttggagcggactcggtgggccgacaggtctgtttccgcgctgtatctctaaagtcttaaattGCCCACCAACTCACCGTGCAACTGGCttcaacagtgctggagtaactcagcgggtcaggcagcatctctggagtttagaaggatgagaggatatcttattgaaacatataagattattaaggatttggacacactagaggcaggaaacatgttcccgatgttgggggagtccagaaccaggggccacattttaagaataaggggtaagccatttagaacggagatgaggaaacacttcttcacacagagagttgtgagtctgtggaattctatgcctcagagggcggtggaggctttcACCTGGATGCTTTcacctctggatgctttcaagagggagctagatagggctcttaaggatagtggagtcaggggatatggggcaaaggcaggaacggggtactgattgaggatgatcagccatgatcacattgaatggcggtgctggctcgaagggccgaatggcctactcctgcacctattgtttattatctattgtctattataacatgtataggtgatgttttgggtagagacccttcttcagacttctagctTCTAAAGACAGGAGTGGGGATTGGGCAGTAGGTGATACTTTACTCTGTTATCTTCCACGTGGCACAATTAGTCACTGGGTTCAGACCCGGAGCGGAGCTTGACTGTGAGTCATCCCTGTAAATCATTCACTGGAGacagagggagtggaggagacaGTGGGGAGGAGAGCAGGGAGTGGGAAACCGTCAGGCCTGGAGTCACATCACCCTCTTCATGCGAACCAGCACTGTCTTGCCCTCCCTCACATCAGAGGTTCAGTCCGCCATGGCCTACGAGATCGCTCCGTTGCCAAAGATTTAACTCAccttccctttcccacactgacctttctggcctgggcctcctccattgtcagagtgagaccacatggagactgaaggaacagcacctcatattttgctgacAAAGCTCACAGCCCAGCGGTACGAATATTGATTGCTGTCATCTCAAGCAACCctaacattccctctctctctgtctgtccctcccccacccgtcatcTTACTCGTTTCACTgccctccgactagtttcactgtgtgCATCACTCGTTGtcgccttctccacagccaacaatggaccattgtgggctccacctttccttgatcattgttgctggctttgatctgtcattcatttgtcctgaacctttccatacctcgtttccttctccccgtgactctcagtctgaggaagggtctcaacccgaaacatcacctattccttttctccagagatgctgcctgacccgctgagtaactccagcatcttaCGTCTATCTCCTTGTTACACAGCACTCCTTGTGGAATGGCAAAGAGTGCCATGCTGCAGGATGGAAGTGcggggaatagagggacatggatcgcGTAAAGGCTGATGAGATCAGATCAGACTAACTTGGCCTcaggttcggcacagacattgtttgcCGATGGGCCCATTcctatgctgtgctgttctatgttctatgcttagtttagtttggagatagagcaaggaaacaggccattcggcctattgagtccacactgaccatcaaccacaacgttcacactagttctatattatcccactttctcatccactccctccacactagggggcgatttgcagagggccaagtaacccacaaacccgcatgtctttgagacatgagaggaaactggagcacccggaggaaacccacgtggtcaaagggagaacgtgtaaactccacacagacagacagcacccgaggttgaggtttattattgtcacgtttagt
This region of Amblyraja radiata isolate CabotCenter1 chromosome 11, sAmbRad1.1.pri, whole genome shotgun sequence genomic DNA includes:
- the cdx1 gene encoding homeobox protein CDX-1, yielding MYVSYLLDKEGGMYSGPVRHAGLNLNGQSFGPPPPGPPQYSDYPGYPPHIPGLAVDTPQGQPAAAWGSPYIPVPRDDWPGYGLSPPPGSGPLPYGPLDFAPPQPQGPAGGLLPSLVTPLSPHSPKRNPYEWMRRELQINPQAKTRTKDKYRVVYTDHQRLELEKEFHYSRYITIRRKSELAQSLGLSERQVKIWFQNRRAKERKMTKKRQQQQSQQASSSTSSPRAGLVSSSSNLIPPPIPLNIKEEYLP